Proteins encoded in a region of the Thunnus maccoyii chromosome 4, fThuMac1.1, whole genome shotgun sequence genome:
- the selenok gene encoding selenoprotein K, with translation MVYVSNGQVLDSRMQSPWRLSFLVDLFWGVVEFFGLYFKTLIHPNMTKDGNGASSSFSDGRGPPGPPGGRRRMGRINHGGGPSAPPMGGGGUGR, from the exons ATGGTGTACGTGTCTAACG gTCAGGTCCTGGACAGCCGGATGCAGTCGCCATGGCGACTGTCCTTCCTGGTCGATCTCTTCTGGGGAGTTGTGGAGTTTTTCGGCCTGTA TTTTAAGACATTAATTCACCCTAACATGACAAAGGATGGAAACGGTGCTTCGTCAAGCTTCAGTGATGGCAGAGG TCCTCCAGGTCCCCCTGGTGGCAGAAGAAGGATGGGGAGAATAAACCATGGTGGAGGTCCCAGTGCTCCACCAATGggtggaggaggatgaggaaggtGA